Proteins encoded by one window of Nasonia vitripennis strain AsymCx chromosome 5, Nvit_psr_1.1, whole genome shotgun sequence:
- the LOC100679230 gene encoding formin-J isoform X3 codes for MQQPQSRPLLGDSVSSTTSPTTHRSNNPVAVLTQQQLHQLQQLQTQNSGPQSVTFTLQQSSGGNQEQTNGSTTGNHILYVNQLNQLNQGPINSSGTGMGLPPATPTFGVGLNMGLPLSLLNTSLTSLTSNAITTSNPLLNLSLPGINSGLTAINPSINQLSALGTNLNSNLPSDSINNGLSNLGQDLTGMSSGINRLGTLNSTSINSGLSNISAGLGSVNPNLTSLSTTTINQNLATINPNLNTPNSVSSTLNSTNLSTNINSTLTQQSVNRPLNTISNFNSSNSNAQFPFQAIQSIQSIAPHIVGSSIANVVSSAISQSQSNITSTVQSSNTGSLPSVSSIYTNTSSGPILATTTNTAHGSNTNQQINVAQFGIMSSNMPNIITSHVSTNDSNPNAPINTGYRQFPNQNINQSTSGLTNQPSNSIISSIKTMQGIQNQASTSPSSPFSIPMKSPASNIAPPTPSPSPNRLLLRSPASNSVQSRNSPSPVSTATSNANFGMQLQSPMQSPISVGQIQSPVPSPYPPAKSPHHLGAGSNLSNKSPAPGGSPGPPVVRPNTPILQQGMQVLQIIHGTPQGYQQAPQLVTRTHLFGNQQIQIASSAKPSKQPPQILPKPPLQQTNVGQQKQRVTTSITNQVTQQSQPQLVLAGPQPNTQTATMIPTASGLLLNQLTQQQLVRVVTAQGVQLQGLAPTFFAVPNGFSSPAPPVIRHTPSSPVPTNSSNNGSIVIQNTMVQNSQPQITQPTAAINTTGNVQNSQTLIDQSLLPPPKKKAKKKKKAKKKEEEAPKLDLASIMKISGIGDDDDIFDTELTSESEAPPSSQIDMNPVPNPPVITMPNTSTQQNVMQIPVSSTPTNVLSTTSCQPKTEQLNYNHLVKQLQIPVQSTISGELRLAVDEEGRIVLHHSPEVNQSEISHALMRTLTQGGSQNSQIISQLLQAQSAVVQQTSPNTTNNKQKFSKSPVPSTLSTAGPPLSSSTNTQGTTTIITPQQVHVNSSGSSNLQNFNVSGITQNTQAVLPPVSPSLPSNVNISAQNVGTSTKNVVTKKVFDAKKQTMVDIKTTTCQKTTVQPSRSPGSNQIRTINSVQTSKVRNSSVNINQPQNLDKQIVVRSIKPVASCAPVQRNVQLIKNNQNQLQQISIQEDGTIVPQNTTVYQNISQSQNVQHMFEQSLQPNVDSTHLQQGTMDGIKIESMVSNAQQPQQHTINFVQQNIGSNIPSLEHNLQFQNDLLLSQQQQLQGNLNNARQQKGKTINTSSANNQTYELQNLQTNIVISNSPCPSQQQQQQLQQQQQQQQQLQQQQQQQQEQTKVEADNLCHINSSAAAILNSAPKITPEIMNALSNLNPNDQLLIANANGQMQVISQQLLQQLLSGQINAQAQAQAQAQAQAQAQAQAVQAQVQAHAQAQAQAQAQAQAQAQAQAQAQAQAQAQQQNQTQKIVIGDPDSSNSNLQEVQINTPTSQIIVNSSGGAPTIQNNIQNIVVQAAPSQMPQQIQIQNSGFPSQFIDNLNQQQIRNLANSTAINQTGNQSVNQSCAPKKAKIVKRTKIVTVTQQQTGKNVNVSRSMIVSSTASVTTSTTTTTNVTSQQKLETSNKMLNFLAQSTAVDSSNKNDSPQLVPAVNGPLTSASPTCQVPILPSGQVVQRVQTIQLSSQKQQLLTSNQAQIRTILARKSNSQTDQVILAKLYQEQARILASGKVISSTSHPVTSESETTISVNVVSSTTLGSVAQTLSKSQTSTVQTQTSLASPTTTTTAATCQNINVTTSSSSSIYLSNIAQDQNAKSVIPMKQIQQQQQVQSQTQIDAEVESTTTSCQMSVPSSSNAENFGGPREILESQQQTLQCQGDVVDVKPCIPATTSPVIKQEFNSPVQIQAQNASPAGQVVSPRMAGSKTFQNTQNKLLSPDNPSTTSTSPRQGVKRTSSSSPVSLRQVNRTDLFEQQLKIDQNGATNPDVNTPFQSKRDACKRLVRYHCFNEQVLSSKDLEKADEIFEETAKHLLSKFNSMMNKYTYLLIMESMRETRTSELMMIDRMIVNEEQVTLNRLREQEAKVLVDEKLLVPKLEPLSEDTDMPEVEMMSKEGSAEVKLELGMEVGVGVGKSADYDEWLEIQKELGVYTSTELGLAGKCSRKSSRARANGENRLENSEASASELERDLLEDTESLDGLALYAQAQCPARAQSSERNSNPEDNDDITAQVQSAIDSILSLKKRPQTAGNSQSTQAEANDKLLDQAVRSIMGS; via the exons ATGCAGCAGCCTCAGTCACGCCCTCTCCTTGGGGACTCTGTATCCTCTACAACATCCCCAACCACACATCGCAGCAACAACCCTGTTGCAGTTCTTACACAACAACAA CTGCATCAGTTGCAACAGCTTCAAACTCAAAATTCAGGACCTCAATCTGTAACGTTTACTCTGCAGCAATCATCTGGTGGT AATCAAGAGCAGACAAATGGCTCTACAACAGGAAATCACATACTCTACGTGAACCAACTGAATCAATTAAATCAAGGTCCCATTAATTCATCTGGGACTGGTATGGGCCTACCCCCGGCCACCCCCACTTTTGGGGTTGGCCTTAATATGGGATTGCCattatcattattaaataCCAGTCTCACATCTTTAACTTCAAATGCCATAACGACGTCAAACCCTTTACTCAATTTAAGCCTTCCTGGCATAAACTCGGGCCTAACTGCAATAAACCCTAGTATAAATCAATTAAGTGCTCTTGGCACAAATTTAAATTCCAATTTGCCATCAGACAGTATTAATAATGGACTGTCAAATCTTGGACAAGATCTAACTGGCATGAGTTCAGGCATTAATAGACTAGGTACATTAAATTCGACCAGTATTAATTCTGGACTCTCTAATATCAGTGCAGGACTTGGCAGTGTCAATCCAAATTTAACGAGCTTAAGTACAACCacaataaatcaaaatcttgcCACTATCAATCCAAATCTAAATACACCAAACTCTGTTTCATCTACTTTGAACTCTACAAATTTATCtacaaatataaattcaaCTTTGACTCAACAAAGTGTGAATAGGCCCTTGAATACTATTTCCAATTTTAACTCTTCAAATAGTAATGCACAATTTCCTTTTCAAGCTATTCAAAGCATACAAAGTATTGCCCCTCATATTGTTGGTTCAAGTATTGCAAACGTTGTGAGTTCTGCCATTTCACAGAGCCAAAGCAATATAACTTCAACTGTACAGTCCAGCAACACTGGATCTTTACCAAGCGTTAGTAGTATTTATACTAACACCAGCAGTGGACCAATTCTTGCCACAACTACCAACACTGCTCATGGATCAAATACTAATCAACAAATAAATGTCGCTCAGTTTGGCATTATGAGTTCTAATATGCCTAACATCATAACGTCGCACGTCAGTACAAATGATTCCAATCCAAATGCTCCTATTAATACTGGATATCGACAATTTCCAAATCAGAACATTAATCAATCGACTAGTGGCCTGACCAATCAACCCtcaaattcaattatttctaGTATAAAAACAATGCAGGGTATTCAAAATCAAGCCAGCACTTCACCCAGTAGTCCATTTTCTATACCAATGAAAAGCCCAGCATCTAATATTGCTCCACCAACTCCAAGTCCAAGTCCAAATAGACTGTTGCTTCGGAGTCCTGCATCTAACTCTGTTCAATCTAGAAATAGTCCCAGTCCAGTATCTACTGCAACATCTAATGCCAATTTTGGCATGCAGTTGCAGAGCCCCATGCAAAGTCCCATTAGTGTTGGTCAAATACAGAGTCCAGTACCCAGTCCTTATCCTCCTGCTAAAAGCCCTCATCATTTAGGTGCTGGTTCAAATTTGAGTAATAAGAGTCCTGCACCAGGAGGTAGTCCAGGACCACCAGTT GTGAGACCCAACACTCCAATTTTACAACAAGGAATGCAAGTTTTGCAAATTATTCATGGCACTCCTCAAGGATACCAGCAAGCTCCTCAACTAGTTACAAGAACTCATCTTTTTGGTAATCAACAAATACAAATCGCATCTTCAGCGAAACCAAGTAAACAGCCACCACAAATATTACCAAAACCTCCATTGCAACAAACAAATGTGGGTCAACAGAAACAACGAGTTACAACTTCTATAACCAATCAG GTAACTCAGCAATCACAACCTCAGCTGGTTTTAGCTGGTCCACAACCAAATACACAAACAGCTACCATGATTCCAACAGCTTCGGGTCTTCTACTAAATCAG CTAACGCAACAACAACTAGTGAGGGTTGTCACAGCACAGGGAGTTCAACTACAAGGTCTTGCACCAACTTTTTTTGCTGTTCCCAATGGTTTTTCATCTCCAGCACCTCCTGTTATTAGGCATACACCTTCTAGTCCAGTTCCAA CCAACTCAAGCAACAACGGTTCAATAGTGATTCAAAATACAATGGTACAAAATTCACAACCACAAATCACACAACCTACTGCTGCCATTAATACAACTGGAAATGTTCAAAATTCACAAACTCTTATTGATCAGAGTTTGTTACCTCCTCCAAAGAAAaaagcgaagaaaaagaaaaaagcgaagaaaaaggaagaagaagcaCCTAAGCTTGATCTTGCTAGCATAATGAAAATATCAGGCATTGGTGACGATGATGACATTTTTGACACTGAACTTACATCAGAAAGTGAAGCTCCTCCAAGTTCTCAAATAGATATGAATCCAGTGCCAAATCCTCCAGTCATTACTATGCCTAATACCTCAACTCAACAAAATGTTATGCAAATACCTGTTTCAAGTACTCCCACAAATGTACTTTCAACCACATCTTGTCAACCGAAAACAGAACAGTTGAATTATAACCATTTGGTAAAACAGCTTCAAATACCTGTACAAAGTACTATTTCCGGAGAACTGCGATTGGCCGTTGATGAAGAAGGACGTATAGTTTTGCATCATTCACCTGAAGTGAATCAATCAGAAATTAGTCACGCTCTGATGAGAACTCTGACGCAAGGTGGTAgtcaaaactctcaaataatTTCTCAACTGTTGCAAGCCCAGTCAGCAGTAGTGCAGCAAACATCGCCAAACACTACtaacaataaacaaaagttttcaaaatCACCAGTTCCAAGCACATTATCGACCGCAGGACCACCTCTTTCAAGTTCGACAAATACACAGGGAACGACAACAATAATTACTCCCCAGCAAGTACATGTCAATTCTTCAGGTTCCagtaatctgcagaatttCAATGTTTCTGGCATAACACAAAATACTCAAGCGGTATTACCACCGGTATCTCCAAGTTTACCCTCTAATGTTAACATCTCGGCACAAAACGTGGGTACTTCAACGAAAAATGTTGTTACTAAAAAAGTTTTCGACGCCAAAAAACAAACAATGGTTGATATCAAAACTACGACCTGTCAAAAAACTACTGTGCAACCATCTCGATCACCAGGGTCAAATCAGATAAGAACTATTAATTCTGTTCAAACATCGAAAGTTCGGAATAGTTCTGTTAATATAAATCAACCGCAAAATCTTGATAAGCAAATTGTTGTTCGGTCAATAAAGCCCGTAGCAAGCTGCGCGCCAGTTCAACGTAAcgttcaattaattaaaaacaacCAAAATCAGCTCCAACAAATAAGTATCCAAGAAGATGGCACAATTGTCCCACAAAATACAACTGTTTATCAAAACATCAGTCAGTCTCAAAATGTACAGCATATGTTTGAGCAGAGTTTGCAACCAAATGTTGACTCTACTCATTTACAACAGGGAACCATGGATGGCATCAAAATTGAATCTATGGTTAGTAATGCCCAACAACCTCAACAGCATACTATTAACTTTGTTCAACAAAATATTGGCAGTAATATCCCATCATTAGAACATAATTTGCAATTTCAAAACGATTTACTACTTTCTCAACAGCAACAGTTACAAGGAAATCTAAATAATGCCAGACaacaaaaaggaaaaactaTTAATACAAGTTCAGCCAATAATCAAACATATGAACTACAAAATCTTCAAACAAACATTGTTATTTCAAATTCACCGTGCCCgtcacaacaacaacaacaacagctgcagcagcagcaacaacaacagcaacaattacagcaacagcagcagcagcaacaggaACAGACAAAAGTCGAGGCCGACAACTTGTGCCATATAAATTCTTCTGCAGCTGCAATTTTGAATAGTGCACCAAAAATAACTCCTGAAATAATGAATGCTTTGAGCAATTTAAATCCAAATGATCAATTGTTGATTGCGAATGCCAATGGACAAATGCAAGTAATTAGCCAACAGCTACTGCAACAGCTGCTATCAGGTCAGATAAATGCTCAAGCTCAAGCTCAGGCACAAGCCCAAGCTCAGGCTCAGGCACAAGCTCAAGCTGTACAAGCGCAAGTGCAAGCACATGCTCAGGCCCAGGCACAGGCTCAGGCTCAGGCACAGGCACAGGCACAGGCACAGGCACAGGCTCAGGCTCAGGCACAAGcacaacaacaaaatcaaACTCAAAAAATTGTGATTGGTGATCCAGATTCTAGTAATTCAAATTTGCAAGAAGTTCAGATTAACACTCCGACTAGCCAGATAATAGTGAATAGTTCCGGTGGTGCGCCaacaattcaaaataatattcaaaatattgtaGTTCAAGCCGCCCCGTCTCAAATGCCACAgcaaattcaaattcaaaattcagGATTCCCAAGCcaatttattgataatttaaaTCAACAGCAAATTCGAAATCTTGCAAACAGTACAGCTATAAACCAAACTGGAAATCAGAGTGTTAACCAAAGTTGTGCTCCTAAAAAGGCCAAGATAGTGAAACGAACAAAAATAGTGACTGTGACGCAACAGCAAACGGGAAAAAATGTTAATGTTTCTCGTTCTATGATTGTTAGTAGTACAGCTTCAGTTACGACAtcgactacgacgacgacgaacgTAACTTCTCAACAAAAGTTGGAAACTTCGAATAAAATGCTCAATTTCCTCGCACAGTCCACGGCGGTTGACAGCAGTAACAAAAACGATTCTCCACAGCTTGTCCCTGCTGTCAATGGACCTTTAACTTCTGCATCTCCCACTTGTCAAGTGCCTATTTTACCAAGTGGTCAAGTTGTTCAAAGGGTACAGACTATACAATTAAGCTCCCAAAAACAACAACTGCTCACTAGCAATCAGGCTCAAATTCGAACTATACTTGCGCGGAAAAGCAATTCTCAGACAGACCAAGTCATTTTAGCTAAATTGTATCAAGAGCAAGCACGAATATTAGCCAGTGGTAAAGTCATTAGCAGTACTTCGCATCCTGTTACAAGT gAGTCCGAAACCACAATCAGCGTAAACGTAGTATCCTCGACGACTTTAGGTAGTGTTGCTCAAACCTTGTCTAAAAGTCAAACATCAACGGTTCAAACTCAGACTTCATTAGCAAGTcctacgacgacgacaacaGCAGCGACATGTCAAAATATTAATGTAACTACATCATCGTCTAGTAgcatatatttatcaaatattgCA CAGGACCAGAACGCAAAGTCAGTAATTCCAATGAAACAAatccagcaacagcagcaagtTCAATCTCAAACACAGATTGACGCTGAGGTTGAATCTACTACTACAAGTTGCCAAATGTCTGTTCCGTCCAGCTCTAATGCAGAAAATTTCGGCGGCCCTAGAGAAATTTTGGAATCTCAACAACAAACGTTACAATGCCAAGGCGATGTTGTAGACGTTAAACCTTGTATTCCAGCAACGACGAGTCCTGTTATAAAACAAGAGTTTAACTCTCCCGTTCAGATTCAAGCTCAAAATGCCTCACCTGCAGGCCAGGTGGTGTCTCCTCGAATGGCCGGTAGTAAAACATTTCAGAATACCCAGAACAAATTATTGAGTCCCGATAATCCGTCGACGACGTCAACAAGTCCAAGACAGGGTGTCAAAAGAACATCGAGTTCTAGTCCTGTATCACTCCGCCAAGTGAATCGAACTGATCT ATTCGAGCagcaattaaaaattgatcaaaATGGTGCAACGAATCCTGACGTAAATACGCCTTTTCAAAGTAAGCGTGATGCTTGTAAACGCCTTGTAAGATATCACTGTTTTAACGAGCAAGTGCTCAGTTCAAAGGATTTGGAAAAAGCTGACGAAATTTTTGAAGAAACGGCAAAGCATTTATTGAGCAAATTTAATTCTATGATGAATAAGTACACTTACCTTTTAATAATGGAAAGCATG CGTGAGACGAGGACATCCGAACTTATGATGATCGACCGAATGATCGTAAATGAAGAGCAAGTTACTTTGAATAGGTTGCGTGAGCAAGAGGCCAAGGTGTTAGTCG ATGAGAAGCTGTTGGTGCCAAAACTCGAGCCGCTTTCAGAAGACACGGATATGCCTGAAGTAGAAATGATGAGTAAGGAAGGCTCAGCTGAAGTTAAACTTGAGCTTGGGATGGAGGTAGGCGTAGGCGTAGGCAAATCCGCCGACTACGACGAATggttagaaattcaaaaagaaCTAGGCGTATACACGTCGACGGAGTTGGGGCTGGCCGGAAAGTGTTCTCGTAAGTCGAGCAGGGCACGTGCTAATGGCGAAAACCGTTTAGAAAATAGCGAGGCAAGTGCCTCTGAGCTGGAGCGCGACCTGCTCGAGGATACAGAAAGCCTTGACGGACTTGCTCTATATGCACAGGCCCAGTGCCCTGCTCGGGCACAATCTAGCGAGCGTAATTCGAATCCTGAGGATAACGACGATATAACGGCTCAGGTACAGTCGGCCATTGACAGCATTCTTAGTCTAAAGAAGCGGCCACAAACGGCGGGTAACAGCCAGAGTACTCAAGCTGAGGCAAATGATAAGCTACTCGACCAAGCAGTACGTAGTATAATGGGCTCGTGA